A genomic segment from Micromonospora echinaurantiaca encodes:
- a CDS encoding ATP-binding cassette domain-containing protein, whose product MVVVEASGIGLRTRRGWVFRDVDLTAAPGELHAVTGPPGSGRTSLLLALAGRFPTSEGRLLRHGPAALGQVAGVHEPDPALTVAEHVRERLLLLGPVPGRRRRLTPVAAVRARRAYRREALATALGGAGFADDAPLDPDTRGRDLTPVQRQVLGLVLATLSGPGLIVADDVDAGADAPERAWLWSALARLTDQGYAVVASARAVEPDTRAIVHRLGESPADPPSAVPAPPRASAHPAPAAAGAGDPEEPEPAGRRREDDPSPAATGSATTTEPAAPAPDGPAAPATETAEETR is encoded by the coding sequence ATGGTGGTCGTCGAGGCGAGCGGGATCGGGCTGCGTACCCGCCGGGGCTGGGTGTTCCGGGACGTCGACCTGACCGCCGCACCGGGAGAACTGCACGCGGTGACCGGGCCGCCGGGCAGCGGGCGCACCTCGCTGCTGCTCGCCCTGGCCGGGCGCTTCCCGACCAGCGAGGGGCGGCTGCTCCGGCACGGGCCGGCGGCGCTCGGGCAGGTCGCCGGGGTGCACGAGCCCGATCCCGCGCTGACCGTCGCCGAGCACGTCCGCGAGCGGCTGCTGCTGCTCGGTCCGGTGCCGGGTCGGCGCCGCCGGCTGACGCCGGTGGCGGCGGTCCGCGCCCGGCGGGCGTACCGGCGGGAGGCGCTCGCCACCGCGCTCGGCGGAGCCGGGTTCGCCGACGACGCGCCGCTCGACCCGGACACCCGGGGCCGCGACCTCACCCCGGTGCAGCGCCAGGTGCTCGGCCTCGTGCTGGCCACGCTGAGCGGGCCCGGCCTGATCGTCGCCGACGACGTGGACGCCGGCGCGGACGCGCCGGAGCGCGCCTGGCTCTGGTCGGCCCTGGCCCGCCTGACCGACCAGGGGTACGCCGTGGTCGCCAGCGCCCGGGCCGTCGAGCCGGACACCCGGGCGATCGTGCACCGGCTCGGCGAGTCGCCCGCCGACCCGCCGTCCGCCGTGCCCGCTCCGCCTCGCGCCTCGGCCCACCCGGCCCCGGCCGCCGCCGGCGCCGGTGACCCGGAGGAGCCGGAGCCGGCCGGCCGGCGGCGGGAGGACGACCCTTCCCCGGCGGCCACCGGAAGCGCCACCACGACCGAACCGGCCGCCCCGGCGCCCGATGGCCCGGCCGCACCCGCTACCGAGACCGCCGAGGAGACCCGATGA
- a CDS encoding GNAT family N-acetyltransferase — protein MLTVPVRQLGESERRAVERLLDLDPFAGAQVAERVAARGLAWWRAEGRVLGYGTRRHLESVCWLGGNLTPVLASEPAVAAYADLLAGEERLCSSIVGRADAVLGLWDRLAEAWGPARDVRPNQPLLATDALPVVPADPEVRRVRSGEIDRLFPAAVAMYTEEVGVSPLADDGGRSYRRRVADLVRAGRAYARFVDGQVVFKAELAVVTRRTAQVQGVWVAPEWRGRGIATAAMAAVVRDALLRAAPTVSLYVNDFNLPARRVYDRCGFRPVGTLATVLF, from the coding sequence GTGCTGACGGTGCCGGTACGGCAACTGGGGGAATCGGAGCGCCGCGCGGTGGAGCGGCTGCTCGACCTGGACCCGTTCGCGGGCGCGCAGGTCGCCGAGCGGGTCGCCGCGCGCGGCCTGGCCTGGTGGCGGGCCGAGGGCCGGGTGCTGGGCTACGGCACCCGCCGCCACCTGGAGTCGGTCTGCTGGCTGGGCGGCAACCTCACCCCGGTGCTCGCCAGCGAGCCGGCCGTGGCCGCCTACGCCGACCTGCTCGCCGGCGAGGAGCGGCTCTGCTCGTCGATCGTGGGCCGGGCCGACGCCGTGCTCGGGCTCTGGGACCGCCTCGCCGAGGCCTGGGGACCCGCCCGGGACGTACGCCCCAACCAGCCGTTGCTGGCCACCGACGCGCTGCCAGTGGTGCCCGCCGACCCCGAGGTGCGCCGGGTGCGCAGCGGGGAGATCGACCGCCTCTTCCCGGCGGCGGTGGCGATGTACACCGAGGAGGTCGGCGTCTCACCGCTCGCCGACGACGGCGGGCGCAGCTACCGGCGGCGGGTCGCCGACCTGGTCCGGGCCGGCCGGGCGTACGCCCGCTTCGTCGACGGCCAGGTGGTCTTCAAGGCGGAACTGGCGGTGGTCACCCGGCGGACCGCCCAGGTGCAGGGGGTCTGGGTGGCCCCGGAGTGGCGGGGCCGGGGGATCGCCACCGCGGCGATGGCGGCGGTGGTACGCGACGCGCTGCTGCGCGCGGCGCCCACCGTCAGCCTCTACGTCAACGACTTCAACCTGCCTGCCCGCCGGGTCTACGACCGGTGCGGCTTCCGCCCGGTCGGCACCCTGGCCACCGTGCTCTTCTGA
- a CDS encoding MFS transporter: MRLLPEPGPARTLTLGTLVRTVGRGLWLAASALFLTRSVGLTATEVGLGLTVSALVGLLASAPTGYLADRLGPRGTQIGALVAGGVLTAALVTVGSFPAFLVVGAATALADAADRGARGALIAGSVPADQRVRTRAYLRATTNVGISVGAVLAGFAIALDTRAGYVALILTAAGTYLAAAAVFTRLPAIAPAPVPAHGPRLIALRDRPFLAFTVLDGLMSMHFSLLNIALPLWIAGHTRAPAWVISALLLVNTGMVVLFQVRAARGTESLSGAGRAARRAGVAIAVACVLFAAAGDLPTGAAIALLVCGALAHVIGELWHSAAGWGISFGLAPEHAHGQYQGAYSMGFELGRMLAPAVVTTLAIGWGVPGWLLLGGLFLLLGALVPVVVRWAARTRVAGPAADPVPVG, from the coding sequence GTGCGACTGCTCCCAGAACCGGGCCCGGCCCGGACCCTCACCCTCGGCACCCTGGTCCGGACCGTCGGCCGTGGCCTCTGGCTGGCGGCCAGCGCGCTCTTCCTCACCCGCTCGGTGGGGCTCACCGCCACCGAGGTCGGGCTCGGCCTGACCGTCTCGGCGCTGGTCGGCCTGTTGGCCAGCGCCCCGACCGGCTACCTCGCCGACCGGCTCGGCCCCCGCGGCACCCAGATCGGCGCACTGGTGGCCGGCGGCGTGCTGACCGCCGCCCTGGTGACGGTCGGGTCGTTTCCGGCCTTCCTCGTCGTCGGCGCCGCGACCGCGCTGGCCGACGCGGCCGACCGGGGCGCCCGGGGCGCGCTGATCGCCGGCTCCGTCCCCGCCGACCAGCGGGTACGCACCCGCGCCTACCTGCGCGCCACCACCAACGTCGGGATCTCGGTCGGCGCGGTGCTCGCCGGGTTCGCCATCGCCCTCGACACCCGCGCCGGTTACGTGGCGCTGATCCTCACCGCCGCGGGGACCTACCTGGCCGCCGCCGCGGTCTTCACCCGGCTTCCGGCGATCGCCCCGGCCCCGGTCCCGGCGCACGGCCCGCGGCTGATCGCGCTGCGGGACCGCCCCTTCCTCGCGTTCACCGTCCTCGACGGGCTGATGTCGATGCACTTCAGCCTGCTCAACATCGCCCTTCCGCTCTGGATCGCCGGGCACACCCGGGCGCCGGCCTGGGTGATCTCCGCGTTGCTGCTGGTCAACACCGGCATGGTGGTGCTGTTCCAGGTGCGCGCCGCGCGGGGCACCGAGAGCCTGTCCGGGGCCGGCCGGGCGGCCCGGCGGGCGGGCGTGGCCATCGCCGTCGCCTGCGTGCTCTTCGCCGCCGCGGGTGACCTGCCGACCGGCGCCGCGATCGCGCTGCTGGTCTGCGGGGCGCTGGCGCACGTGATCGGCGAGCTGTGGCATTCCGCCGCGGGCTGGGGCATCTCGTTCGGGCTGGCGCCCGAGCACGCCCACGGGCAGTACCAGGGCGCCTACAGCATGGGCTTCGAGTTGGGCCGGATGCTGGCGCCGGCCGTGGTGACCACGCTGGCGATCGGCTGGGGCGTACCGGGGTGGTTGCTGCTCGGTGGGCTGTTCCTGCTGCTCGGGGCGCTGGTGCCGGTGGTGGTCCGGTGGGCCGCCCGGACCCGGGTGGCCGGGCCCGCGGCCGACCCGGTCCCCGTGGGCTAG
- a CDS encoding PadR family transcriptional regulator encodes MGFHRKLHELHEARMRGFGFPPGPHGHGGRGGHGGWGGGWGGRGRGRGRRPNVRHAVLALLVERPMHGYEMIQEIDSRTGGAWRPSPGSVYPTLQLLEDEGLIAASTDEAGGGRKRFALTEAGRAEATEAAQTPPWAEFAQDTVNSWHDIRDAGAQAMHALRQVMMTGTDDQRERAAQVLDETRRKLYAILAESE; translated from the coding sequence ATGGGGTTCCATCGCAAACTGCACGAACTGCATGAGGCGCGGATGCGCGGCTTCGGCTTCCCGCCCGGCCCGCACGGCCACGGCGGCCGGGGAGGTCACGGCGGTTGGGGCGGCGGCTGGGGCGGTCGCGGCCGGGGCCGGGGACGCCGGCCCAACGTCCGGCACGCCGTGCTGGCCCTGCTCGTCGAGCGGCCGATGCACGGCTACGAGATGATCCAGGAGATCGACTCCCGCACCGGCGGCGCCTGGCGACCGAGCCCGGGTTCGGTCTACCCCACCCTGCAGCTGCTGGAGGACGAGGGGCTGATCGCGGCGAGCACCGACGAGGCCGGCGGCGGGCGCAAGCGGTTCGCGCTGACCGAGGCCGGCCGGGCGGAGGCCACCGAGGCGGCACAGACCCCGCCCTGGGCGGAGTTCGCCCAGGACACGGTCAACAGCTGGCACGACATCCGGGACGCCGGCGCGCAGGCGATGCACGCGCTGCGCCAGGTGATGATGACCGGCACCGACGACCAGCGGGAGCGGGCCGCCCAAGTGCTCGACGAGACCCGCCGCAAGCTCTACGCGATCCTCGCCGAATCCGAGTGA
- the ispG gene encoding flavodoxin-dependent (E)-4-hydroxy-3-methylbut-2-enyl-diphosphate synthase: MTAVSLGIPAVPPPPLAPRRASRQIMVGSVPVGGGAPVSVQSMTTTLTADVNATLQQIAELTASGCQIVRVAVPSQDDVEALPAIAKKSQIPVIADIHFQPKYVFAAIDAGCAAVRVNPGNIRQFDDKVKEIAKAAGDAGVPIRIGVNAGSLDKRLLAKYGKATAEALVESALWECSLFEEHGFRDIKISVKHNDPVVMIRAYRLLAEKCDYPLHLGVTEAGPAFQGTIKSAVAFGALLAEGIGDTIRVSLSAPPVEEIKVGAAILESLGLRERGLEIVSCPSCGRAQVDVYKLAEEVTAGLEGLPVPLRVAVMGCVVNGPGEAREADLGVASGNGKGQIFVKGKVVKTVPEAQIVETLIEEALRIADEMGAELPEELRAMLPGPTVTVH; the protein is encoded by the coding sequence GTGACCGCTGTCAGTCTCGGTATCCCCGCCGTACCGCCCCCGCCGCTCGCACCGCGCCGGGCCAGCCGCCAGATCATGGTCGGTTCGGTGCCGGTCGGCGGTGGCGCGCCGGTCTCGGTGCAGTCGATGACCACCACCCTCACCGCCGACGTCAACGCCACGCTCCAGCAGATCGCCGAGCTGACCGCGTCCGGCTGCCAGATCGTCCGGGTCGCCGTGCCCAGCCAGGACGACGTCGAGGCGCTGCCGGCGATCGCCAAGAAGTCGCAGATCCCGGTCATCGCCGACATCCACTTCCAGCCGAAGTACGTCTTCGCCGCGATCGACGCCGGCTGCGCCGCGGTGCGGGTGAACCCGGGCAACATCCGGCAGTTCGACGACAAGGTCAAGGAGATCGCCAAGGCGGCCGGCGACGCCGGGGTGCCGATCCGGATCGGCGTGAACGCCGGCTCGCTCGACAAGCGGCTGCTCGCCAAGTACGGCAAGGCCACCGCCGAGGCGCTCGTCGAGTCGGCGCTCTGGGAGTGCTCGCTCTTCGAGGAGCACGGCTTCCGGGACATCAAGATCTCGGTGAAGCACAACGACCCGGTGGTGATGATCCGGGCCTACCGCCTGCTCGCCGAGAAGTGCGACTACCCGCTGCACCTGGGCGTCACCGAGGCCGGCCCGGCCTTCCAGGGCACCATCAAGTCGGCGGTCGCCTTCGGCGCGCTGCTGGCTGAGGGGATCGGCGACACCATCCGGGTCTCGCTGTCGGCCCCGCCGGTGGAGGAGATCAAGGTCGGCGCGGCGATCCTGGAGTCGCTCGGGCTGCGCGAGCGGGGCCTGGAGATCGTCTCCTGCCCGTCCTGTGGCCGGGCCCAGGTGGACGTCTACAAGCTCGCTGAGGAGGTCACCGCCGGCCTGGAGGGGCTGCCGGTGCCGCTGCGGGTGGCCGTGATGGGCTGCGTGGTGAACGGCCCCGGTGAGGCCCGCGAGGCCGACCTGGGCGTGGCCTCCGGCAACGGCAAGGGCCAGATCTTCGTCAAGGGCAAGGTGGTCAAGACCGTGCCCGAGGCGCAGATCGTGGAGACGCTGATCGAGGAGGCGCTGCGCATCGCCGACGAGATGGGCGCCGAGCTGCCCGAGGAGCTGCGGGCCATGCTCCCCGGCCCCACCGTCACCGTCCACTGA
- a CDS encoding M50 family metallopeptidase, translated as MAYLLGVVLFALAILISVSLHEAGHMLTAKAFGMKVTRYFVGFGPTLWSFRRGETEYGVKGIPLGGFCKIVGMTPQDDDVDPADEPRAMWRFPVWKRTIVMSAGSITHFALALVALWVIAVTAGLPNPDFPSSEAEIRKEPAVIQLSECVVPENAIRPCTPADAASPAEQAQLRDGDRITAVNDTPINNYGDLLTTLRTLKPGETARIAYVRDGQPGGTEAVLAKTQRRPLDDPNGAVGDVAALGVGLIPSTPTRTTYGPVAAFGATADFTGDMAVNTAKALQRIPQKIPALWTAITGGERDVDTPISVVGASRLGGEAVENNAWYLFFMLFVSLNFFIGVFNLLPLLPLDGGHIAIAWFERARSWLYARIGRPDPGRVDYLKLMPFTYAVILIGGAFTLLTITADVVNPITLFSR; from the coding sequence ATGGCGTACCTGCTCGGGGTGGTGCTCTTCGCCCTCGCCATCCTCATCTCGGTGAGCCTGCACGAGGCGGGCCACATGCTCACCGCCAAGGCGTTCGGCATGAAGGTCACCCGCTACTTCGTCGGCTTCGGCCCGACCCTCTGGTCGTTCAGGCGCGGCGAGACGGAGTACGGCGTCAAGGGCATCCCGCTCGGCGGCTTCTGCAAGATCGTCGGGATGACGCCGCAGGACGACGACGTCGACCCGGCGGACGAGCCGCGGGCCATGTGGCGCTTCCCGGTCTGGAAGCGGACGATCGTGATGTCCGCCGGCTCGATCACCCACTTCGCCCTGGCGCTGGTCGCGCTCTGGGTGATCGCGGTCACCGCCGGCCTGCCCAACCCCGACTTCCCGAGCAGCGAGGCCGAGATCCGCAAGGAACCGGCCGTCATCCAGCTCTCCGAGTGCGTGGTGCCGGAGAACGCGATCCGCCCGTGCACGCCCGCCGACGCGGCCAGCCCCGCCGAGCAGGCGCAGCTGCGCGACGGCGACCGGATCACCGCGGTCAACGACACGCCGATCAACAACTACGGCGACCTGCTCACCACGCTGCGCACGCTCAAGCCGGGCGAGACGGCGCGGATCGCGTACGTCCGGGACGGCCAGCCGGGAGGCACGGAGGCGGTGCTGGCGAAGACCCAGCGCCGGCCGCTGGACGACCCGAACGGCGCCGTCGGTGACGTGGCCGCGCTCGGCGTCGGCCTGATCCCCAGCACCCCCACGCGGACGACGTACGGGCCGGTGGCCGCGTTCGGCGCGACCGCCGACTTCACCGGCGACATGGCGGTCAACACGGCCAAGGCCCTGCAGCGGATCCCGCAGAAGATCCCGGCCCTGTGGACGGCGATCACCGGCGGCGAGCGGGACGTGGACACCCCGATCAGCGTGGTCGGCGCCAGCCGGCTCGGCGGCGAGGCCGTGGAGAACAACGCCTGGTACCTCTTCTTCATGTTGTTCGTGTCGCTGAACTTCTTCATCGGCGTGTTCAACCTGCTGCCGCTGCTGCCGCTGGACGGCGGGCACATCGCGATCGCCTGGTTCGAGCGGGCCCGCTCCTGGCTCTACGCCCGGATCGGCCGTCCCGACCCGGGCCGGGTCGACTACCTCAAGCTCATGCCCTTCACGTACGCGGTGATTCTGATCGGTGGCGCGTTCACGCTGCTGACCATCACGGCGGACGTCGTCAACCCGATCACGCTCTTCTCAAGGTGA
- the dxr gene encoding 1-deoxy-D-xylulose-5-phosphate reductoisomerase, with translation MTSPRELVLLGSTGSIGTQAIDIVRRDPDRFRVVALGAGGGNVDLLAAQALELGVDAVGVAKASAAQDLQLAFYAEASRRGWASGDFKLPKIVAGPDAMTELAQWPCDIVLNGVVGSLGLAPTLAALRAGRTLALANKESLVAGGSLVKAAVTRPEQIVPVDSEHSALAQCLRGGSRGEVRRLVVTASGGPFRGKRREELTRVTPEQALAHPTWNMGPVVTINSATMVNKALEVIEAHELFDVPYADITVMVHPQSVIHSMVEFTDGSTLAQASPPDMRLPIALALGWPDRVADAAAAVDWTTAHTWEFAPLDDAAFPAVALAKAAGEAGRCRPAIYNAANEECVAAFVAGRLPFLGIVDTLERVLEEAPDFGEPGTVEDVLAAESWARAHAQEIIIAGSVEGA, from the coding sequence GTGACCTCCCCCCGAGAACTGGTCCTGCTCGGCTCCACCGGGTCGATCGGAACCCAGGCCATCGACATCGTGCGGCGCGACCCGGACCGGTTCCGGGTGGTCGCGCTCGGCGCCGGCGGCGGCAACGTCGACCTGCTCGCCGCCCAGGCCCTCGAACTGGGCGTGGACGCGGTCGGGGTGGCGAAGGCCTCCGCCGCCCAGGACCTCCAGCTCGCCTTCTACGCCGAGGCGAGCCGCCGGGGCTGGGCCAGCGGCGACTTCAAGCTGCCGAAGATCGTGGCCGGGCCGGACGCGATGACCGAGCTGGCGCAGTGGCCCTGCGACATCGTGCTCAACGGCGTGGTGGGCTCGCTGGGGCTGGCGCCGACGCTGGCCGCGCTGCGCGCCGGGCGTACCCTCGCGCTGGCCAACAAGGAGTCCCTCGTCGCCGGCGGCTCGCTGGTCAAGGCCGCGGTGACCCGGCCGGAGCAGATCGTCCCGGTGGACTCGGAGCACTCGGCGCTGGCCCAGTGCCTGCGCGGCGGCAGCCGCGGCGAGGTCCGCCGGTTGGTCGTCACCGCCAGCGGCGGACCGTTCCGGGGCAAGCGCCGCGAGGAGCTGACCCGGGTCACGCCGGAGCAGGCGTTGGCCCACCCGACCTGGAACATGGGGCCGGTCGTCACAATCAACTCCGCCACCATGGTGAACAAGGCGCTGGAGGTGATCGAGGCGCACGAACTGTTCGACGTGCCGTACGCCGACATCACCGTGATGGTGCACCCGCAGTCGGTGATCCACTCGATGGTCGAGTTCACCGACGGCTCCACCCTCGCCCAGGCCAGCCCGCCGGACATGCGGCTGCCGATCGCGCTGGCCCTCGGCTGGCCCGACCGGGTCGCCGACGCCGCCGCCGCGGTCGACTGGACCACGGCGCACACCTGGGAGTTCGCGCCGCTGGACGACGCGGCGTTCCCGGCCGTCGCGCTGGCCAAGGCCGCCGGCGAGGCCGGCCGCTGCCGCCCGGCGATCTACAACGCGGCGAACGAGGAGTGCGTGGCCGCCTTCGTGGCCGGCCGGCTGCCGTTCCTGGGCATCGTCGACACCCTCGAACGGGTCCTCGAGGAGGCTCCCGATTTCGGCGAACCAGGTACCGTCGAGGACGTGCTCGCGGCGGAGTCGTGGGCGCGCGCGCACGCGCAGGAGATCATCATCGCGGGTTCGGTGGAAGGAGCTTGA
- a CDS encoding Uma2 family endonuclease, translating into MAQAAFTPEPDPTPQPTEPSFDVLRWHDEPWTAQLALDLLPETNGPKVEVLSGSVIVTPHAGIDHQSVERELPYLLHRAARRAGLWVYPEINLVSGKDLFIPDIAVLRSSGGGRSAVDIGQAVLLGEIVSPGNRRKDVIDRPCEYAAAGVPFFLRVDLRNRVPTIALFELADGEYRPLSAAAAGTVFTMTTPFDFAVDPADLLDEEAPAEESAAGEG; encoded by the coding sequence ATGGCCCAGGCCGCGTTCACGCCGGAGCCCGATCCGACGCCGCAGCCCACTGAGCCGTCGTTCGACGTGTTGCGGTGGCACGACGAGCCGTGGACCGCCCAGCTCGCCCTCGACCTCTTGCCGGAGACCAACGGCCCCAAGGTCGAGGTCCTGAGCGGAAGCGTCATCGTGACCCCACACGCTGGAATCGATCATCAATCGGTCGAACGGGAACTGCCCTACCTGCTGCATCGCGCCGCACGCCGAGCCGGGCTCTGGGTCTACCCGGAGATCAACCTGGTGTCGGGCAAGGACCTGTTCATCCCCGACATCGCGGTGCTCCGGTCCTCGGGCGGTGGCCGCTCCGCTGTCGACATCGGCCAGGCGGTGCTGCTCGGGGAGATCGTGTCGCCCGGCAACCGGCGCAAGGACGTCATCGACCGGCCCTGCGAGTACGCGGCCGCCGGTGTGCCGTTCTTTCTCCGCGTCGATCTGCGTAACCGGGTTCCGACCATCGCCCTGTTCGAGCTGGCCGACGGCGAGTACCGTCCGCTCTCCGCCGCCGCGGCGGGAACCGTGTTCACCATGACGACGCCGTTCGACTTCGCCGTCGACCCGGCGGATCTGCTCGACGAGGAGGCGCCGGCGGAGGAGTCGGCGGCGGGGGAGGGCTGA
- a CDS encoding family 43 glycosylhydrolase, producing MRRGLVWLAAALVASPLLVSPGVAAAATATPSLVIASDFPDPDVVRFGSTYYAYSTNNGNGNVPVATASSLTGPWTRRPDALPTLGAWANGGLTWAPDVSQRADGRYLLYYTARSRATGRQCIGAALATSPLGPFTAVGTQPLICNAGEGGDIDAASFTDSTGLRYLLYKDDGNAIGQPTSLWLQQVAADGVTLQGARVELLRSGRPEEAGIIEAPVLTKVGAQYVLFYSLGGYGGDGYQTSYATSTSLTGPYTKAYRSLMTTASLDSAVRGPGGADVVREASGDHIVFHGWINNYSARGMYVAALGWAGGYPVVRGSRVRYEAERGGLNHCSVRSAPGASQGQAVAYIDYADSWVEVTVFAPRSGGYRAHVAYAAGYGDAEHTLTVNGGSPQVVRYPNTGWDVWRQAGVDVTLNAGFNTLRFTHRSRWAELDFVEVA from the coding sequence ATGCGGAGAGGTCTCGTCTGGCTGGCGGCCGCGCTCGTCGCCAGTCCCCTGCTCGTCAGCCCGGGCGTGGCCGCGGCTGCCACCGCGACGCCGTCGCTGGTCATCGCCAGCGACTTTCCGGACCCTGACGTCGTCAGGTTCGGCAGCACCTACTACGCGTACTCCACCAACAACGGCAACGGGAACGTCCCGGTCGCCACGGCCAGCTCGCTGACCGGACCGTGGACCAGGCGGCCCGACGCGCTGCCGACCCTCGGCGCCTGGGCCAACGGGGGCTTGACCTGGGCCCCCGACGTGTCCCAGCGGGCCGACGGGCGCTACCTGCTCTACTACACCGCGCGCAGCCGGGCCACCGGCCGGCAGTGCATCGGCGCCGCGCTCGCCACGTCGCCGCTCGGGCCGTTCACCGCCGTCGGCACCCAGCCGCTGATCTGCAACGCCGGCGAGGGCGGCGACATCGACGCGGCGAGCTTCACCGACAGCACCGGGCTGCGCTACCTGCTCTACAAGGACGACGGCAACGCCATCGGCCAGCCCACCAGCCTCTGGCTGCAACAGGTCGCGGCCGACGGGGTGACCCTGCAGGGGGCCCGGGTCGAGCTGCTGCGCAGCGGCCGCCCCGAGGAGGCCGGCATCATCGAGGCGCCGGTGCTGACCAAGGTCGGCGCGCAGTACGTGCTGTTCTACTCGCTCGGCGGTTACGGCGGCGACGGCTACCAGACCAGCTACGCCACCTCGACCTCGCTGACCGGTCCTTACACCAAGGCGTACCGCTCGCTGATGACCACGGCGTCGCTGGATTCGGCCGTACGCGGCCCGGGCGGCGCGGACGTGGTGCGCGAGGCGAGCGGCGACCACATCGTCTTCCACGGCTGGATCAACAACTACTCCGCGCGGGGCATGTACGTGGCGGCGCTGGGCTGGGCGGGTGGCTATCCCGTCGTGCGGGGCAGCCGGGTGCGGTACGAGGCGGAGCGCGGCGGGCTCAACCACTGCTCGGTGCGCAGCGCCCCGGGCGCGTCGCAGGGGCAGGCGGTGGCGTACATCGACTACGCGGACAGCTGGGTCGAGGTGACCGTCTTCGCGCCCAGGTCCGGTGGGTACCGCGCCCACGTGGCCTACGCCGCCGGCTACGGCGACGCTGAGCACACGCTGACCGTCAACGGCGGCAGTCCGCAGGTCGTCAGGTATCCCAACACCGGGTGGGACGTCTGGCGGCAGGCGGGCGTCGACGTCACGCTCAACGCGGGATTCAACACGCTGCGGTTCACGCACCGGAGCCGCTGGGCGGAACTCGACTTCGTCGAGGTGGCGTAG
- a CDS encoding GNAT family N-acetyltransferase → MTVLTTDRLVLRDWTADPADLARIWDIYSRVEITRWLAASGLPLTDPAQAADRLRIWRERHADHGGRYGTWAIEVRDTGRVAGTLILKPLPGADGVTPTDDIEVGWHLHPDSWGHGYATEAARAVLAREFAAGTRQVYAVVAPGNDPSMAVCRRLGMTHLGQRTDWYAGEVLETFVLAAPATSSPADSGRR, encoded by the coding sequence ATGACCGTTCTCACCACGGACCGCCTGGTCCTGCGGGACTGGACCGCCGATCCGGCCGACCTGGCCCGGATCTGGGACATCTACTCCCGGGTCGAGATCACCCGCTGGCTGGCCGCGTCCGGGCTGCCGCTGACCGACCCGGCGCAGGCCGCCGACCGGTTGCGGATCTGGCGCGAGCGGCACGCCGACCACGGCGGCCGGTACGGCACCTGGGCGATCGAGGTACGCGACACCGGCCGGGTGGCCGGCACGCTGATCCTCAAGCCGCTGCCCGGCGCGGACGGGGTGACGCCCACCGACGACATCGAGGTGGGCTGGCACCTGCACCCCGACTCGTGGGGCCACGGATACGCCACCGAGGCGGCCCGGGCGGTGCTGGCCCGCGAGTTCGCCGCCGGCACCCGACAGGTGTACGCCGTGGTCGCCCCCGGCAACGACCCGTCCATGGCGGTCTGCCGCCGCCTCGGCATGACCCACCTCGGCCAGCGCACCGACTGGTACGCCGGCGAGGTGCTGGAGACGTTCGTCCTGGCCGCCCCCGCCACGTCATCCCCGGCGGATTCCGGCCGGCGGTGA
- a CDS encoding golvesin C-terminal-like domain-containing protein — MKLATAARALVGGLTAAAMVLLGPAGSASAATVTVDNATAGRFTASTNWGTSSWSSQKNGADYRFATPYTGGSDAAWFSASIAATGAHLVEVWYPADAGYNDATPFIVATSSGNQTVVVNQRANGGRWVSLGTFTLAAGDRPVVGVSRWTNGTGYVVADAVRITSTSGNPAFALPLPKSALPRSEYDDPHHDYPAIDLPVGTGTRAYAVRAGTVTIINDSSCGQGVNLTGTDGAVYTYCHFSAWSVSNGASVAPGQQLGLTGNTGNSTGPHLHFGIRTGSTRRCPQNFLLALYDGVTPPAATSLPTTGCFYATRSTSEVQPLG, encoded by the coding sequence GTGAAACTCGCCACCGCCGCGCGCGCCCTGGTCGGCGGGCTGACCGCAGCCGCCATGGTGCTGCTCGGCCCGGCCGGATCCGCGTCCGCGGCGACCGTCACCGTGGACAACGCCACCGCCGGGCGCTTCACCGCCAGCACCAACTGGGGCACGTCGTCCTGGTCCAGCCAGAAGAACGGCGCGGACTACCGGTTCGCGACGCCGTACACCGGTGGCAGCGACGCCGCCTGGTTCAGCGCCTCGATCGCGGCGACCGGCGCGCACCTCGTCGAGGTGTGGTACCCGGCCGACGCCGGCTACAACGACGCCACCCCGTTCATCGTCGCGACCAGCAGCGGTAACCAGACAGTTGTGGTGAACCAGCGCGCCAACGGTGGCCGCTGGGTCAGCCTCGGCACCTTCACCCTGGCCGCCGGCGACCGGCCCGTGGTCGGGGTCAGCCGGTGGACCAACGGCACGGGCTACGTCGTCGCGGACGCCGTCCGGATCACGTCCACCTCCGGCAACCCCGCCTTCGCCCTGCCGCTGCCGAAGAGCGCGCTGCCGCGCAGCGAGTACGACGACCCGCACCACGACTATCCCGCCATCGACCTCCCGGTCGGCACCGGCACCCGGGCGTACGCGGTGCGGGCCGGCACCGTGACCATCATCAACGACAGCTCCTGCGGGCAGGGCGTCAACCTCACCGGCACCGACGGAGCGGTCTACACCTACTGCCACTTCTCGGCCTGGTCGGTCAGCAACGGCGCTTCGGTCGCGCCCGGGCAGCAGCTCGGCCTCACCGGCAACACCGGCAACTCCACCGGGCCGCACCTGCACTTCGGCATCCGCACCGGCAGCACCCGGCGGTGCCCGCAGAACTTCCTGCTGGCGCTCTACGACGGGGTGACCCCGCCCGCGGCGACCAGCCTGCCCACCACCGGCTGCTTCTACGCCACCCGCAGCACCAGCGAGGTGCAGCCGCTGGGCTGA